One genomic window of Leptotrichia shahii includes the following:
- a CDS encoding exopolysaccharide biosynthesis polyprenyl glycosylphosphotransferase: MKLNKDIRIRILYILVLYIIYSLLLDKYNYVAKYLTNFIFILFIFVKFIFGQLDFYAERFRYKDVFITLGIDMIFSVMLYAFWKQLNIFYIYLIIFIFQIIFRKIVCSIYMKKQNVLIFGSNHIKNNVQEDIINTLDYNYVGYISNNKSRATKYLIGNYSQMEEIISKKEIDVLVIVKDIKSPSFKKYLKRIFDLKINGLKIINYEEFNEDIQKKIDINQINEEWLLQSNGFDILSNEMQKNIKRGMDIILALTLMVFLSPLALITAIIIKIESKGPVIFKQTRIGENMKPFRVYKFRSMRMHDPKKHSRYTLDNDARVTKFGKFMRKTRIDELPQLWNILKGTMSFIGPRPEWDILAKDYARKINHYNLRHLIKPGITGWAQVMFPYGENLEDAKKKLEYDLYYLKHQDFILDVLIVMKTAKAVLLGKGK; encoded by the coding sequence ATGAAATTAAATAAAGATATTCGGATACGTATACTTTATATACTTGTTTTATATATTATTTACAGTCTTTTACTAGATAAATATAATTATGTAGCAAAGTATCTGACCAATTTTATATTTATCCTGTTCATATTTGTAAAATTTATATTCGGACAGCTTGATTTCTATGCGGAACGTTTTAGATATAAAGATGTGTTTATAACACTGGGGATTGATATGATATTTTCAGTTATGTTATATGCCTTTTGGAAACAACTTAATATTTTTTATATCTATTTGATAATTTTTATATTCCAGATAATTTTCAGAAAAATAGTATGTTCTATTTATATGAAAAAGCAAAATGTGTTAATATTTGGTTCTAATCATATAAAAAATAATGTTCAAGAGGACATTATCAATACTCTTGATTATAATTATGTTGGTTACATTTCAAATAATAAAAGCAGGGCAACAAAATATTTAATTGGAAATTACAGTCAGATGGAAGAAATTATATCTAAAAAGGAAATTGATGTATTGGTTATTGTGAAGGATATAAAAAGTCCTAGTTTCAAAAAATATTTAAAAAGGATTTTTGATTTAAAAATCAACGGATTGAAAATAATAAATTATGAAGAATTTAACGAAGACATCCAAAAAAAAATAGATATAAATCAAATAAATGAAGAATGGCTCTTGCAGTCAAATGGATTTGATATTTTAAGTAATGAAATGCAAAAAAATATAAAGCGTGGAATGGATATAATTCTTGCACTCACTTTAATGGTGTTTCTGTCGCCACTTGCATTAATTACTGCAATAATCATTAAGATAGAATCTAAAGGACCAGTCATATTCAAACAAACTAGAATAGGTGAAAATATGAAGCCCTTCAGAGTCTATAAATTCAGAAGCATGAGGATGCACGATCCCAAAAAGCACTCCAGATACACGCTGGATAACGATGCGAGGGTCACAAAGTTTGGAAAGTTTATGAGAAAGACAAGAATTGACGAGTTGCCACAGCTTTGGAATATCCTGAAGGGAACGATGAGTTTTATAGGTCCACGTCCAGAATGGGATATCTTAGCAAAGGACTATGCCCGAAAGATAAACCACTACAATCTAAGGCATCTCATAAAACCAGGAATAACAGGCTGGGCACAGGTAATGTTCCCTTATGGAGAAAATCTGGAAGATGCCAAAAAGAAGTTGGAATATGATTTATATTACTTAAAACATCAGGATTTTATACTTGATGTGCTTATTGTTATGAAAACTGCTAAGGCTGTTTTACTTGGAAAGGGAAAATAA
- the rfbA gene encoding glucose-1-phosphate thymidylyltransferase RfbA has product MKGIILAGGSGTRLYPLTKSISKQILPVYDKPMIYYPLSVLMLANIKNILIISTPRDILLFERLLGNGKQLGINIKYKIQEKPNGIAECFLIGKKFIGNDNVALILGDNIFYGNGFSKVLEDSVDYFQNFKLKKSNDGGAMIFGYPVKNPEDYGIVEFDENNKVISLAEKPAKPKSNFAVPGLYFYDNTVIKKAEILKPSERNELEITSINELYLSCNRLKVKTLGRGMNWFDTGTPKGLMEAANFVEAIQNRQGFYIACLEEIAYTKGWITKKELTEIIDKLKNCDYKKYLESLMLLPI; this is encoded by the coding sequence ATGAAAGGAATTATTTTAGCTGGTGGAAGTGGAACAAGACTTTATCCCCTAACAAAATCTATTTCCAAGCAAATATTACCTGTTTATGATAAGCCAATGATTTATTATCCTTTGTCTGTTCTTATGCTGGCAAATATAAAAAATATTTTAATAATCTCTACTCCAAGAGATATTTTACTATTTGAAAGACTTCTTGGAAACGGAAAACAGCTGGGAATTAATATTAAATATAAAATTCAGGAAAAGCCAAATGGAATTGCTGAATGTTTCTTAATTGGAAAAAAATTTATTGGCAATGACAATGTAGCTTTAATTTTGGGAGATAATATATTTTATGGAAATGGGTTTTCAAAAGTTCTTGAAGATTCTGTTGATTATTTTCAAAATTTTAAATTAAAAAAATCAAATGATGGCGGTGCAATGATATTTGGATATCCAGTAAAAAACCCTGAAGATTATGGTATTGTTGAGTTTGATGAAAATAATAAGGTAATTTCACTAGCAGAAAAACCAGCAAAGCCTAAATCAAATTTCGCAGTGCCGGGGCTGTATTTTTATGATAATACAGTTATTAAAAAAGCTGAAATATTAAAACCATCAGAACGAAATGAGCTGGAAATAACATCTATTAATGAACTCTATTTGTCTTGCAATAGATTAAAAGTAAAAACTCTTGGGCGAGGGATGAACTGGTTTGACACAGGAACTCCAAAAGGTCTGATGGAAGCAGCAAATTTTGTAGAAGCTATACAAAATAGACAGGGCTTCTATATTGCTTGTCTTGAGGAAATTGCCTATACAAAAGGATGGATAACAAAAAAAGAACTTACTGAAATAATAGATAAATTGAAAAATTGTGATTATAAAAAATATTTGGAAAGTTTGATGCTATTACCTATCTAA
- a CDS encoding mannose-1-phosphate guanylyltransferase, whose product MTSVVIMAGGKGERFWPKSRINLPKQFLSLTDDGKSMIQHTVERVKSLVNIENIYVVTNEMYKNLVLKHVPDIPEENIIIEPAAKNTAPCIGLAAIHIAKKDINSKMIILPSDHLIKFNEIFIDTLKTALDVVEKGDNLATIGITPNYPETGYGYINFTKGESFKDSTNIYEVLRFVEKPNLEKAKEYLTSGQYLWNSGMFVWKASTILKNFKEYLPEIYEGLQKIGKSINTGKYEEVLKKEFLNLPSESIDYGIMEKAKNIYVIPGNFGWDDVGSWLSLERINKTNQDGNVITGNVISIKTKNTIIQGSDKLIATIGLEDIVVVDTDDVTLICHKNNTQEVKEIISNLRICNRNEYL is encoded by the coding sequence TTGACTTCTGTAGTAATAATGGCTGGAGGAAAAGGAGAAAGATTTTGGCCAAAAAGTAGAATAAATTTACCAAAGCAATTTTTATCTTTAACAGATGATGGAAAATCTATGATTCAGCATACTGTTGAAAGGGTAAAAAGTCTTGTAAATATTGAAAATATCTATGTAGTTACAAATGAAATGTATAAAAATCTAGTTCTAAAACATGTCCCAGACATACCTGAGGAAAACATTATCATTGAACCTGCCGCAAAAAATACAGCGCCTTGTATTGGACTTGCCGCAATTCACATTGCAAAAAAAGATATAAACTCAAAAATGATAATCTTACCTTCAGATCATCTGATTAAATTCAATGAAATCTTTATTGACACATTAAAAACAGCTTTAGATGTTGTGGAAAAGGGTGATAATCTAGCAACAATAGGAATTACTCCTAATTATCCTGAAACTGGATATGGGTATATTAACTTTACTAAAGGTGAAAGTTTTAAAGACAGTACAAATATTTATGAAGTTTTACGTTTTGTAGAAAAACCAAATTTAGAAAAAGCAAAAGAATACTTAACAAGCGGACAATATTTATGGAATAGCGGAATGTTTGTGTGGAAAGCATCAACTATTTTAAAAAACTTTAAAGAATATTTACCTGAAATTTATGAAGGACTGCAAAAAATTGGAAAATCAATAAATACAGGAAAATATGAAGAAGTATTAAAAAAAGAATTTTTAAATCTTCCATCAGAATCCATAGATTATGGAATAATGGAAAAAGCTAAGAATATTTACGTCATTCCAGGAAATTTTGGATGGGATGATGTAGGAAGCTGGCTGTCTCTTGAAAGGATTAATAAAACAAATCAAGATGGAAATGTAATAACAGGAAATGTAATAAGTATAAAAACAAAAAATACAATAATTCAAGGAAGTGATAAACTTATCGCAACTATTGGATTAGAAGATATAGTGGTTGTAGATACTGATGATGTAACACTAATTTGTCATAAGAACAATACTCAAGAAGTTAAGGAAATTATTAGTAATTTGAGAATTTGTAATAGAAATGAATATTTGTAA
- the gmd gene encoding GDP-mannose 4,6-dehydratase, translating into MKKALITGINGQDGSYLAELLLEKGYEVYGLMRRKSVTTFGNIEHRKDEIKFIYADMTDLVSLINAMKISQADEVYNLAAQSFVGTSWEQPVATADIDGIGALNMLEAIRTVKPEARFYQASTSEMFGLVQAIPQTEETPFYPRSPYGVAKLYGHWITKNYRESYDMYACSGILFNHESERRGKEFVTRKITDAVARIKLGVQDVLELGNLDAKRDWGHAKDYVRAMWLMLQQDKADDYVIATNETRTVREFVETAFKHVDIDIVWEGEDEKEIGKDSKTGKTVVRVNPTFFRPAEVDLLIGNPAKAERTLGWERKISFEELVERMVKNDLKLVKKYMEIK; encoded by the coding sequence ATGAAAAAAGCTTTAATTACCGGAATAAACGGTCAGGATGGTTCATATCTGGCAGAATTGTTATTAGAGAAAGGATATGAAGTCTATGGACTTATGAGAAGAAAAAGTGTAACTACTTTTGGAAATATTGAGCATAGAAAAGATGAAATTAAATTTATATATGCAGATATGACAGATTTAGTCTCTCTAATAAATGCAATGAAGATTTCTCAAGCTGATGAGGTATATAACTTAGCAGCACAATCATTTGTTGGAACTTCTTGGGAACAACCAGTTGCAACAGCTGATATTGACGGAATTGGTGCATTGAATATGTTAGAAGCTATTAGAACTGTAAAACCAGAAGCAAGATTTTATCAAGCCTCTACAAGTGAAATGTTTGGATTGGTTCAAGCAATTCCTCAAACTGAGGAAACACCATTTTATCCAAGAAGTCCTTATGGGGTAGCAAAATTATATGGACACTGGATAACTAAAAATTACAGAGAGAGCTATGACATGTACGCATGTTCAGGAATATTGTTTAATCATGAATCTGAAAGAAGAGGAAAAGAATTTGTTACTAGAAAAATAACAGATGCAGTTGCCAGAATAAAATTAGGTGTACAAGATGTTTTAGAATTAGGAAACTTAGATGCAAAAAGAGACTGGGGACATGCAAAAGATTATGTGAGAGCAATGTGGCTAATGTTACAGCAAGATAAAGCTGATGACTATGTAATTGCAACAAATGAAACTAGGACAGTTAGAGAATTTGTAGAAACTGCGTTTAAACATGTAGATATTGATATTGTTTGGGAAGGGGAAGATGAGAAGGAAATTGGAAAAGATTCTAAAACTGGAAAAACGGTTGTTAGAGTTAACCCTACTTTTTTCAGACCTGCTGAAGTTGATCTTTTAATTGGAAATCCTGCAAAAGCTGAAAGAACTTTGGGATGGGAAAGAAAAATATCGTTTGAAGAATTAGTAGAAAGAATGGTTAAAAATGATTTAAAATTAGTAAAAAAATATATGGAGATTAAATAA
- a CDS encoding glycosyltransferase family 2 protein: MKILIDSYELNNKNYNLMKTLVYNLKSNDNCELSLLCRDEQIKSKLLNDNEFFDFDIKIFNDDLKKYDFFISAVNDKPDCIANHSNITSIALLLDLIHRIEFQGEGFTTIRENTRFFRMYDYYISAYDYGNSKYNSVLELDLKKQIIFDLYKFSTNYTEKNELNFRKSVCTKKFSELIVEKMLEIMNQKNNNPLVSIVTITFNLIKNNRDKTIIECLDSVKNQTYKNIEHIIIDGNSTDGTLELIKKYDKENKLKIFSEKDSGIYDAMNKGLKRSKGKYIVYLNSDDFYCRTNAVEEAVMLMEKNKLDYLFGDAKALTEEKKETTWIADINNLPYAMNYCHQTLFVKSKIMENLGGFDLKYKVSADSDIMIKLYVQKYKYSVLRNPYITYRLGGLSSEQSNQSKLDHSESFYVNIGRNIGLTKKECEEIWAMRFIQFYPVRHQLYILRKLSKVFDTDEMMLRLMMNYNNELSLKQSIKRIGKIVFQKLKNILKIRTLL, encoded by the coding sequence ATGAAAATATTGATAGATTCATATGAGTTAAATAATAAAAATTATAACTTAATGAAAACATTAGTGTACAATCTAAAAAGTAATGATAATTGTGAATTAAGTTTGTTATGTCGTGATGAACAAATAAAAAGTAAATTACTAAATGATAATGAATTTTTCGATTTTGATATTAAAATTTTTAATGATGATTTAAAAAAGTATGATTTCTTTATTTCTGCAGTAAATGACAAACCAGACTGTATAGCAAATCATAGCAATATAACAAGTATTGCTCTACTACTTGATTTAATTCATCGAATAGAATTTCAAGGAGAAGGATTTACAACTATTAGAGAAAATACAAGATTTTTCCGAATGTATGACTACTATATTAGTGCATATGATTATGGAAATAGTAAATATAATTCTGTTTTAGAACTCGATTTAAAAAAACAAATTATTTTTGATTTATATAAATTTAGTACTAACTATACTGAAAAAAATGAATTAAACTTTCGAAAAAGTGTCTGTACAAAGAAGTTTTCTGAATTAATTGTAGAAAAAATGTTGGAAATAATGAATCAAAAGAATAACAACCCTTTAGTTTCAATAGTCACAATAACTTTTAATTTGATAAAAAATAATAGAGATAAAACTATCATAGAATGTTTAGACTCTGTTAAAAATCAAACATATAAAAATATTGAACATATTATAATTGACGGAAACTCAACTGATGGAACTTTAGAATTAATAAAAAAATATGACAAAGAAAATAAATTAAAAATATTTTCCGAAAAAGATTCTGGAATATATGATGCAATGAATAAAGGACTTAAACGATCTAAAGGTAAATATATAGTATATCTGAACTCAGATGATTTTTATTGTAGAACTAATGCTGTAGAAGAAGCTGTCATGTTAATGGAAAAAAATAAATTAGATTATTTGTTTGGTGATGCTAAGGCATTAACTGAAGAAAAAAAAGAAACTACGTGGATTGCAGATATAAATAATCTTCCTTATGCAATGAACTATTGTCATCAAACATTATTTGTAAAATCGAAGATTATGGAAAATTTAGGTGGTTTTGATTTAAAATATAAAGTTTCTGCAGATTCAGACATAATGATAAAGTTGTATGTACAAAAATATAAATATAGTGTATTAAGAAATCCATATATTACATATCGTTTAGGTGGTTTATCTAGTGAACAATCTAATCAATCTAAATTGGATCATTCTGAATCATTTTACGTGAATATAGGAAGAAATATTGGATTAACAAAAAAAGAATGTGAAGAAATTTGGGCTATGAGATTTATTCAATTTTACCCTGTGAGACATCAACTTTACATATTAAGAAAATTATCAAAAGTTTTTGATACAGATGAAATGATGTTGAGATTAATGATGAATTATAATAATGAATTGAGTTTAAAACAATCTATTAAAAGAATCGGAAAAATAGTTTTTCAAAAACTAAAAAATATTCTAAAAATAAGGACTTTATTATGA
- a CDS encoding glycosyltransferase family 4 protein has translation MKKQKLAYIGHEYHNKTQSTQFLIEIFKTKFDVDVFTFDMEQQKFNGDKDTNIEEYDALILFQMPISVKLLKEKFKFKIGSYFPMYDGTGEASEEFWIQYKEFNIINFSYTLHKKLLRLGFSTYYIQYFPKPIEINDYGKRDSIFFWNRRNLINVNYLENIIEALNTKKIHLHMAMDPNEKKVEINKSIQERFSLTYSTWFDTRKEMQKIIESSSIYIAPRFAEGIGMSFLEAMAMGRCVVAVNNPTMNEYIINGVTGFLYEYENPKIFIDTDILEIQKNTYNYIKEGYENWEKDKFQILDWVLKKNEIILTLFEEPKNIYKIWNIISITKRMNGSFYLYNKIKLSPKMVIFLKKVYKKIKRKSE, from the coding sequence ATGAAAAAACAAAAACTTGCATATATAGGACATGAATATCATAACAAAACTCAATCAACACAGTTTCTAATTGAAATTTTTAAAACTAAATTTGATGTTGATGTATTTACTTTTGATATGGAACAACAAAAATTTAATGGTGATAAAGATACAAATATAGAAGAATATGATGCTTTGATTCTATTTCAAATGCCAATATCTGTTAAATTATTAAAAGAAAAATTTAAATTTAAAATAGGCTCTTATTTCCCAATGTATGATGGAACTGGAGAAGCTTCAGAAGAGTTCTGGATACAATATAAAGAATTTAATATAATAAATTTTTCATATACTTTACACAAAAAACTTTTAAGATTAGGATTCTCAACTTATTATATTCAATACTTTCCCAAACCTATAGAAATTAATGATTACGGGAAAAGAGATAGTATATTTTTTTGGAATCGAAGAAATTTAATAAATGTAAATTATTTAGAAAATATAATAGAGGCACTTAATACAAAAAAAATACATTTACATATGGCAATGGATCCAAATGAAAAAAAAGTAGAAATAAATAAATCTATTCAAGAAAGATTTTCACTAACATATTCTACTTGGTTTGATACAAGAAAGGAAATGCAAAAAATTATTGAATCTTCTTCAATTTATATTGCTCCTAGATTTGCAGAAGGAATTGGAATGAGCTTTTTAGAAGCTATGGCAATGGGAAGGTGTGTTGTTGCCGTAAATAATCCTACGATGAATGAGTATATTATAAATGGTGTTACAGGATTTTTGTATGAATATGAAAATCCCAAAATTTTTATAGATACAGATATATTAGAAATTCAAAAAAATACTTATAATTATATAAAAGAAGGATACGAAAATTGGGAAAAGGATAAATTTCAGATTCTTGATTGGGTTTTAAAAAAAAATGAAATAATTCTTACACTTTTTGAAGAACCTAAAAACATTTATAAAATATGGAATATAATATCAATTACTAAACGAATGAATGGCTCTTTTTATTTATATAACAAGATAAAATTAAGTCCTAAAATGGTAATTTTTCTAAAAAAAGTATATAAAAAAATTAAAAGAAAGAGTGAGTGA
- the fcl gene encoding GDP-L-fucose synthase, whose protein sequence is MKKDSKIYVAGHTGMVGSAIVRALKEKGYTNLIYKTSKELDLRNQKDTANFFEKEKPEYVFLASAKVGGIVANNTYPADFMYDNMMIEMNTINSSFKNNVKKLLFLGSSCIYPRLAPQPIKEDSLLTSSLEQTNEAYALAKIAGLKYCEYLNKQYKTNYISAMPTNLYGLNDNYHPENSHVLPALIRKFHEAKLTNSKKVIVWGTGTPKREFMFVDDLAEACVFLMNNYEGNETVNLGTGKDISIKELAMLVSKIVGFKGTIEFDTSKPDGTPRKLLDVSKLNSLGWRYKTELEEGIKITYDYFCKEKNLRGDKH, encoded by the coding sequence ATGAAAAAAGATTCAAAAATATATGTAGCAGGACATACTGGTATGGTGGGAAGTGCTATTGTTAGAGCATTAAAGGAAAAAGGATATACAAATCTTATATATAAAACTTCAAAAGAATTAGATTTAAGAAATCAGAAAGATACTGCTAATTTTTTTGAAAAAGAAAAGCCTGAATATGTTTTCTTAGCTTCAGCAAAAGTGGGAGGTATTGTAGCCAACAACACTTATCCTGCTGATTTTATGTATGATAACATGATGATTGAAATGAATACTATCAATAGTTCATTTAAGAATAATGTAAAAAAATTATTGTTTTTAGGAAGTTCATGCATATATCCAAGACTAGCTCCTCAACCGATTAAAGAGGATTCACTTTTGACAAGTTCTTTGGAGCAAACAAATGAAGCATATGCGTTAGCAAAAATAGCTGGTTTAAAATATTGTGAATATTTAAATAAACAATATAAAACAAATTATATAAGTGCGATGCCGACAAATTTATATGGATTAAATGATAATTATCATCCTGAAAATAGTCATGTATTACCTGCTCTTATTAGAAAATTCCATGAAGCAAAATTGACAAATAGTAAAAAAGTAATTGTATGGGGAACAGGAACTCCTAAAAGAGAATTTATGTTTGTAGATGATTTAGCAGAAGCATGTGTTTTTTTAATGAATAACTATGAAGGAAATGAGACAGTTAATTTAGGAACAGGAAAAGATATTTCGATAAAAGAATTAGCAATGTTGGTTTCAAAAATTGTAGGATTTAAAGGAACGATAGAATTCGACACTTCAAAACCTGATGGAACACCGAGAAAGCTACTAGATGTTAGTAAACTTAATTCATTAGGTTGGAGATATAAAACGGAACTAGAAGAAGGAATAAAAATAACATATGATTACTTTTGTAAAGAAAAAAATTTAAGAGGTGATAAACATTAA
- a CDS encoding GDP-mannose 4,6-dehydratase, with product MINIKALVIGATGFVGSYLIEEIKNSLLCDIIATNLEREMIYQNNIILKKLDILDYNSVFSLINENKPEYIFHLAAQSSVSLAWKKPELTADININGSLNILEAVKNINYNPKILMIGSGEEYGYIEKVPIVEETPLKPGNIYAVTKACQNMISKVYCKAYDMKVIMVRSFNHIGPNQSSTFVISDFCKQVAEIEKGVRSPILKVGNLNAKRDFLDVRDVVRAYTKLIQFGKSGETYNVGRGQSIKISEVLNIILKNSNKEINVEIDKNKLRPLDVPIIEPSINKIYTATGWKPEISLEESIKDILTYWRKNI from the coding sequence GTGATAAACATTAAAGCTTTAGTAATTGGAGCAACAGGATTTGTTGGCAGTTATTTAATAGAAGAAATAAAAAATTCTCTTTTATGTGATATAATTGCCACTAATTTAGAAAGAGAAATGATATATCAAAATAATATAATCCTAAAGAAATTAGATATATTAGATTATAATTCAGTATTTTCACTTATAAATGAAAATAAACCTGAATATATTTTTCATTTAGCAGCTCAAAGCTCTGTATCTTTAGCATGGAAAAAGCCAGAACTTACAGCAGATATTAATATAAATGGCAGTTTAAATATATTAGAAGCTGTAAAAAATATTAATTATAATCCTAAAATTCTAATGATTGGCTCTGGAGAAGAATATGGTTATATAGAAAAAGTTCCTATTGTAGAAGAAACTCCATTAAAACCAGGAAATATATATGCTGTAACAAAAGCTTGCCAGAATATGATTTCAAAAGTGTACTGTAAAGCTTATGATATGAAGGTAATTATGGTTCGTTCATTTAATCACATAGGTCCTAATCAAAGTTCTACATTTGTTATATCTGATTTTTGTAAACAAGTAGCAGAAATTGAAAAAGGAGTAAGAAGTCCTATATTAAAAGTTGGAAATTTAAATGCTAAAAGAGATTTTTTAGATGTTAGAGATGTAGTACGAGCATATACTAAATTAATTCAATTTGGGAAAAGTGGGGAAACTTATAATGTTGGTAGAGGACAATCTATTAAAATATCTGAAGTTTTAAATATTATATTGAAAAATAGTAATAAAGAAATTAATGTTGAAATAGATAAAAATAAACTAAGACCTCTAGATGTACCTATTATAGAACCTAGTATAAACAAAATTTATACAGCGACTGGCTGGAAGCCTGAAATATCATTAGAGGAAAGTATTAAAGATATTTTAACATATTGGAGAAAAAATATATAA
- a CDS encoding GDP-mannose 4,6-dehydratase — MKSLIIGSNSFLGYYLMDYIKNKKKEEVYGVSFSKNSNSFKNYEFEFLDINDKNSIKKRLMEISPDKIYCLDIIDSVSYVWEHPKEAIDFQIKGIISLLESIRTIDKKISIFFTGSGEEYSFKGFDNIPISENTSLEPLNVYAVSKSCQNMIAQVYAKAYGLNIIIGRLFNDVGARQTENFVLSSICKQVIKIKKGLQNPIINVGNINSARDFIDVRDTVKAIYSLLEFGKPSEIYNIASGKSFTIRELIEKVKSISKIDFDIVIDSKKIRLNDIPIIQGDITKIIERTGWSPKISIDETIKWIFEYWKSKI, encoded by the coding sequence ATGAAATCATTAATAATAGGTTCAAATAGTTTTTTAGGATATTATTTAATGGACTATATAAAAAATAAAAAAAAAGAAGAAGTTTATGGTGTGTCATTTTCTAAAAATTCAAACTCTTTCAAAAATTATGAATTTGAATTTTTAGATATAAATGATAAAAATTCAATAAAAAAAAGATTAATGGAAATTTCTCCAGATAAAATTTATTGTTTAGATATAATAGATTCAGTTTCATATGTATGGGAGCATCCTAAAGAAGCAATAGATTTTCAAATAAAAGGAATAATAAGTCTACTAGAATCTATTAGAACTATAGATAAAAAAATATCAATATTTTTTACTGGTTCAGGAGAAGAATATAGTTTTAAAGGATTTGATAATATACCAATTTCAGAAAATACAAGTTTAGAGCCATTGAATGTGTATGCTGTATCTAAAAGTTGTCAAAATATGATAGCACAAGTTTATGCAAAAGCATATGGACTCAATATAATTATTGGAAGATTATTTAATGATGTTGGAGCAAGACAGACAGAAAATTTTGTCTTATCTAGCATTTGTAAACAGGTTATTAAAATAAAAAAAGGTTTGCAAAATCCTATTATAAATGTTGGAAACATAAATAGTGCAAGAGATTTTATTGATGTTAGAGATACCGTTAAAGCAATATATAGTTTATTAGAGTTTGGAAAACCTTCTGAAATATATAATATTGCAAGTGGAAAAAGCTTTACAATACGTGAATTAATAGAAAAAGTAAAATCAATATCTAAGATAGATTTTGATATAGTTATTGACAGTAAAAAAATTAGATTAAATGACATTCCTATAATTCAAGGAGATATAACTAAAATTATAGAACGAACTGGTTGGAGTCCTAAAATTAGTATAGATGAAACTATAAAATGGATTTTTGAATATTGGAAAAGTAAAATTTAA
- a CDS encoding ABC transporter permease yields the protein MFKRIKEILKFKEMIKSFTIRELKTRYKGSFLGFLWTFVNPLMQLVVYSLMFPFILKISEKNYAMFLFVTLIPWGFFTNSIQGACGVIIGNSNLVTKVYFPREILPITHTLSGLFNTIFSYMIVFPMLVIFNIPLTINLLWLPIILIFQTVLNLGFSLIVSSINVFFRDLEYLINVGLMALYFMTPIMYNINILPLKYQRILLFLNPMAGYSILYRDVTYYGTMPRLRLLCYLIFISICICGVGYVIFQKLQKKFAEIL from the coding sequence ATGTTTAAAAGAATAAAAGAAATTTTAAAGTTTAAAGAAATGATAAAAAGTTTTACTATAAGAGAACTTAAAACAAGATATAAAGGTTCTTTTTTAGGTTTTTTATGGACATTTGTTAATCCGCTTATGCAATTAGTGGTTTATTCGTTGATGTTTCCATTTATTTTAAAAATAAGTGAAAAAAATTATGCTATGTTTTTATTTGTAACTTTGATTCCATGGGGTTTTTTTACAAATTCGATTCAAGGTGCATGTGGAGTAATAATAGGAAATAGTAATTTAGTAACAAAAGTTTACTTTCCTAGAGAAATTTTACCAATCACTCATACATTAAGTGGTTTGTTTAATACTATTTTTAGCTATATGATAGTTTTTCCAATGCTAGTCATATTCAATATACCTTTAACTATAAACTTACTATGGTTACCAATAATATTGATATTTCAAACCGTTTTAAATTTAGGTTTTTCTTTGATAGTTTCAAGTATAAATGTTTTTTTTAGGGATTTAGAGTATTTAATAAATGTTGGTTTAATGGCCTTGTATTTTATGACCCCAATTATGTATAATATAAATATTTTACCATTAAAATATCAAAGAATACTTTTATTTTTAAATCCTATGGCTGGATACTCTATTTTATATAGAGATGTAACTTATTATGGAACAATGCCAAGATTAAGATTATTATGTTATTTAATATTTATATCTATTTGTATATGTGGTGTAGGATATGTCATATTTCAAAAATTACAAAAGAAATTTGCAGAAATATTATAA